A stretch of the Archangium violaceum genome encodes the following:
- a CDS encoding alpha-amylase family glycosyl hydrolase: MQARSLSSKLLALAFGASTILGCKSTPPPPTPQPPADSLHVPSPDWRDQIIYFVMTDRFANGEPGNDDQGAGEFDPANGAKYSGGDLKGIESRLDYIQGLGATAIWITPPVANQWWDPLVNYGGYHGYWALDFTRVDAHQGTLEDYRNLSRALHGRGMYLVQDIVLNHMANCFRYTRYDPSDVTSGVVLNTGARPACGPTQAPFSQWDPTRPEHRDAHVFHWTPTIADYAIREQELGWQLSDLDDLNTENPAVIAALKDSYNFWIREVGVDAFRVDTVFYVPPTTVQDFLHSEDPAHPGVLEYARSLGKDDFLAFGEGFASDKPFEDTMSRKVASYMKDPVTGDERLPGMLDFPLYRTAGDVFARGSPTSELAFRMQRGAELFPRPHLMPTFLDNHDVDRFLSGGSRAALEQGLLFMMTVPGIPVIYYGTEQGFTEQRGAMFARGYGSGGKDHFDTEAPLYARIRELTTLRKTHAVFRHGTPTVLRQNDARSGVFAYEMRDGADMALVVFNTSDEDTLLDNLGTNLPEGSRLKLLASLDAGAGDATVGRGGRLSLKLPARAARVFMPDGTMTSLPPETARITLSSSSGGTVAGDFELTGTATGVSSFLVVVDGVLGTAQRVTVEPDGTWRTTVAVGGMVDPDIQHSLVAWNEEAQVLSDTLTFRVDRAFKDLVIHEDPAGDDIGPEGRYHYPTDTSWGDNHQGDLRRVTLQGSGTVLKLALQTPRVTTTWNPQNGFDHVAFTVFVDVPGRTGLTVMPQQNASVPAGMDWDYRVRVHGWSNALFDTREASATQEGTPVSPAASIEVDAASSTILLTLPGQLFAGLTSLTGVKVYVTTWDYDGGYRPLVPTAEQWKFWGGDGAVDPLVLDDTPVLTIP; this comes from the coding sequence ATGCAAGCGCGTTCCCTCTCGTCGAAGCTGCTGGCGCTCGCGTTCGGTGCCAGCACCATCCTCGGTTGCAAATCCACCCCTCCACCTCCCACGCCTCAACCTCCGGCGGACTCGCTGCACGTGCCCTCACCGGACTGGCGGGACCAGATCATCTACTTCGTCATGACCGACCGCTTCGCCAATGGCGAGCCGGGCAACGACGACCAGGGCGCTGGCGAGTTCGATCCCGCCAACGGGGCGAAGTACAGCGGAGGGGATCTGAAGGGCATCGAGAGCAGGCTGGACTACATCCAGGGGCTGGGGGCGACGGCCATCTGGATCACCCCGCCTGTCGCCAACCAGTGGTGGGATCCCCTGGTCAATTACGGCGGGTACCACGGCTACTGGGCGCTCGACTTCACCCGGGTGGATGCCCACCAGGGCACGCTGGAGGACTACCGGAACCTGTCCCGAGCCCTGCACGGGCGCGGCATGTACCTGGTGCAGGACATCGTCCTCAACCACATGGCCAACTGCTTCCGCTACACGCGCTACGACCCGTCGGACGTGACGTCGGGCGTGGTGCTCAACACGGGCGCCAGGCCCGCCTGTGGCCCCACCCAGGCCCCGTTCTCTCAGTGGGATCCCACCCGGCCCGAGCACCGCGACGCCCACGTCTTCCATTGGACGCCGACCATCGCGGACTACGCGATCCGTGAGCAGGAGCTCGGCTGGCAGCTGTCCGATCTGGACGATCTGAACACGGAGAACCCCGCCGTCATCGCGGCCCTCAAGGACAGCTACAACTTCTGGATCCGCGAGGTGGGTGTGGATGCCTTCCGCGTGGACACCGTCTTCTACGTGCCCCCGACCACCGTCCAGGACTTCCTCCACTCGGAGGACCCGGCCCACCCGGGCGTCCTCGAATATGCCCGGAGCCTGGGCAAGGACGACTTCCTCGCCTTCGGTGAGGGCTTCGCCAGCGACAAGCCCTTCGAGGACACGATGTCGCGCAAGGTGGCCAGTTACATGAAGGACCCGGTCACCGGTGACGAGCGGCTGCCGGGGATGCTCGACTTCCCCCTGTACCGCACGGCCGGGGACGTCTTCGCCCGGGGCAGCCCCACGTCGGAGCTCGCCTTCCGGATGCAGCGCGGCGCCGAGCTGTTCCCCCGGCCGCACCTGATGCCCACGTTCCTGGACAACCATGACGTGGACCGCTTCCTGTCGGGAGGCTCGCGAGCCGCGCTCGAGCAGGGGCTCCTGTTCATGATGACGGTGCCCGGCATTCCGGTGATCTATTACGGCACCGAGCAGGGCTTCACCGAGCAGCGTGGCGCCATGTTCGCCCGGGGCTACGGGTCGGGAGGGAAGGACCACTTCGATACCGAGGCGCCGCTGTATGCCCGCATTCGCGAGCTGACCACGCTGCGCAAGACGCACGCGGTGTTCCGCCATGGCACGCCCACGGTGCTGCGGCAGAACGATGCGCGGAGCGGCGTCTTCGCCTACGAGATGCGCGATGGGGCGGACATGGCCCTCGTCGTGTTCAACACCTCGGACGAGGACACGCTGCTGGACAACCTGGGGACGAATCTGCCCGAGGGCAGCCGGCTGAAGCTGCTGGCGAGCCTGGATGCCGGGGCCGGTGATGCCACCGTGGGGCGAGGGGGGCGGCTCTCCCTGAAGCTGCCCGCACGCGCCGCCCGGGTCTTCATGCCGGATGGGACGATGACCTCGCTTCCACCGGAGACCGCCCGCATCACCTTGTCCTCATCCAGCGGCGGCACGGTGGCGGGAGACTTCGAGCTGACCGGCACCGCCACCGGGGTGTCCAGCTTCCTGGTGGTGGTGGACGGGGTGCTCGGCACGGCGCAACGGGTGACGGTGGAGCCGGATGGCACCTGGCGCACGACCGTCGCCGTGGGCGGCATGGTGGACCCCGACATCCAACACTCGCTCGTGGCCTGGAACGAAGAGGCCCAGGTGTTGTCCGACACACTGACGTTCCGTGTCGATCGCGCCTTCAAGGATCTGGTCATCCACGAGGACCCGGCGGGCGATGACATCGGCCCCGAGGGTCGCTACCACTACCCGACGGACACCTCGTGGGGAGACAACCACCAGGGGGACCTGCGTCGCGTCACGCTCCAGGGCTCCGGGACGGTGCTGAAGCTGGCCCTCCAGACGCCCCGCGTCACCACGACGTGGAACCCGCAGAACGGCTTCGACCACGTGGCCTTCACGGTCTTCGTCGACGTGCCCGGCCGCACGGGCCTCACCGTCATGCCACAGCAGAACGCCTCGGTCCCCGCTGGCATGGATTGGGATTACCGCGTCCGGGTCCACGGCTGGTCCAATGCCCTCTTCGATACGCGCGAGGCCTCGGCCACCCAGGAAGGCACTCCCGTCTCGCCCGCCGCCTCCATCGAGGTGGACGCGGCATCGAGCACCATCCTGCTCACGCTCCCGGGCCAGCTGTTCGCGGGCCTGACGAGCCTCACGGGCGTCAAGGTGTACGTCACCACCTGGGACTACGACGGAGGCTATCGGCCGCTGGTCCCCACGGCCGAGCAGTGGAAGTTCTGGGGCGGGGATGGGGCCGTGGACCCGCTGGTGCTCGACGACACTCCGGTGCTCACCATCCCCTGA
- a CDS encoding ArnT family glycosyltransferase, producing the protein MDAPPPRHRHLPDALCAGAILLTGLLTLLPGLDHPGIHNWDEAIHLVVSRGLMDTPLRPHVYAEPFHGPALDDWINGGLWLHKPPGSLWFAALCMRLVGVGTGAARFGSVLGMLSAALGVFFLMRSAAGRFWSTLAACALLTLPFTYELTQGFMFGDLTDTTLAGCLALAMVLLVASIRRDSLPLAALAGIAVGLGYLCKSTLALTPVGVAGVLTAGRLFGLTAGPRPRQLALLLACAAVVALPWSLYAQRAYPELWAIESHVTRSHLFLDEARRNPSIVMWIRPMDAIFNEIHMRTLEPFPVALPLLAGLWLLYRALRTRELELLAVALWLWPTWLVLSFAAAKVPATSWGAVTAVFCALALLLRDSFRRPVLAAAVVGALSTPFLLKRLAFLESVRTRLPAALAETRSDDYALFEGLCLTLALALVEGALLLLPRTRRHLSLGLGLACGAFALYFLVPRTVLAHQKMRAARLDVGERTSTKEAGLAAAKLLPEKAIVWMNIQTDAPEQFEQHNFMFWSGRMAFKGSPRLEWGQTRGYRHYLASPAAEPFAPLDVPAGSALRLYDLSTPAPLPELPPGAQRLDVETVNVRVKGVAFVRTGQTRDRWAFFVAPRGEPATLSVTFHLKGGSRQTMLLKPEAALRHRTTLKDAAWFIIPVLGPRADEVEKLELPGMKTPVALGG; encoded by the coding sequence ATGGACGCACCGCCGCCCAGGCATCGGCACCTTCCAGACGCGCTCTGTGCGGGAGCCATCCTCCTCACGGGGCTGCTCACGCTCCTGCCCGGCCTGGACCATCCGGGCATCCACAACTGGGACGAGGCCATCCACCTCGTCGTCTCGCGCGGCTTGATGGACACGCCGCTCCGGCCCCACGTCTACGCCGAGCCCTTCCACGGCCCGGCCCTCGACGATTGGATCAACGGCGGGCTCTGGCTCCACAAGCCGCCAGGCTCCCTGTGGTTCGCGGCGCTCTGCATGCGACTGGTGGGGGTCGGCACGGGAGCGGCCCGCTTCGGCTCCGTGCTCGGCATGCTGAGCGCGGCGCTGGGCGTCTTCTTCCTCATGCGCTCGGCCGCCGGGCGCTTCTGGTCCACGCTCGCCGCCTGCGCCCTGCTCACCCTGCCCTTCACCTACGAGCTCACCCAGGGCTTCATGTTCGGAGACCTGACCGACACCACGCTCGCGGGCTGTCTCGCGCTGGCGATGGTGCTGCTCGTCGCGTCCATCCGGCGTGATTCGCTCCCGCTGGCGGCGCTTGCGGGGATCGCCGTGGGCCTCGGCTACCTGTGCAAGAGCACGCTGGCGCTGACTCCGGTGGGCGTGGCGGGAGTGCTGACCGCGGGCCGGTTGTTCGGGCTCACCGCCGGCCCCAGGCCACGCCAGCTCGCCCTCCTCCTCGCGTGCGCGGCCGTCGTGGCGCTCCCGTGGTCGCTCTACGCGCAGCGCGCCTACCCCGAGCTCTGGGCCATCGAGTCGCACGTCACCCGGAGCCACCTGTTCCTCGACGAGGCCCGGAGGAACCCGTCCATCGTCATGTGGATCCGCCCGATGGACGCGATCTTCAATGAGATCCACATGCGCACCCTGGAGCCCTTCCCGGTGGCGCTGCCGCTGCTCGCCGGGCTCTGGCTCCTCTACCGGGCGCTGCGCACCCGCGAGCTCGAGCTCCTCGCGGTGGCGCTGTGGCTGTGGCCCACCTGGCTCGTCCTCTCGTTCGCGGCGGCGAAGGTCCCGGCGACGAGCTGGGGCGCGGTCACGGCGGTGTTCTGCGCGCTGGCGCTGCTCCTGCGCGACAGCTTCCGCCGACCGGTGCTCGCGGCCGCGGTGGTGGGCGCGCTCTCCACCCCCTTCCTGCTCAAGAGGCTGGCCTTCCTCGAATCCGTACGCACCCGGCTGCCGGCCGCGCTCGCCGAGACCCGGAGCGACGACTACGCGCTCTTCGAGGGCCTCTGCCTCACGCTCGCACTGGCGCTCGTCGAGGGCGCCCTGCTCCTCCTCCCTCGCACCCGCCGGCACCTCTCGCTCGGGCTCGGACTGGCGTGTGGTGCGTTCGCGCTCTACTTCCTCGTCCCGCGTACCGTGCTCGCACACCAGAAGATGCGGGCGGCCAGACTCGACGTGGGCGAGCGGACGAGCACGAAGGAGGCGGGACTCGCCGCGGCGAAGCTCCTCCCGGAGAAGGCGATCGTCTGGATGAACATCCAGACGGACGCGCCGGAGCAGTTCGAGCAGCACAACTTCATGTTCTGGAGCGGCCGGATGGCGTTCAAGGGAAGCCCGAGACTGGAGTGGGGCCAGACCCGGGGCTACCGGCACTACCTCGCCTCACCGGCGGCCGAGCCCTTCGCGCCCCTGGACGTACCGGCTGGCTCGGCGCTGCGCCTGTACGATCTCTCCACGCCCGCGCCGCTCCCGGAGCTGCCACCCGGAGCACAGCGCCTGGACGTGGAGACCGTCAACGTGCGGGTGAAGGGCGTGGCGTTCGTCCGCACCGGTCAGACGCGAGACCGGTGGGCCTTCTTCGTCGCGCCGCGCGGCGAGCCAGCCACCCTCTCCGTCACGTTCCACCTGAAGGGCGGGTCACGCCAGACGATGCTCCTCAAACCAGAGGCCGCCCTGCGCCACCGGACGACCCTCAAGGACGCTGCGTGGTTCATCATCCCCGTCCTGGGCCCGCGGGCGGACGAGGTGGAGAAGCTCGAGCTGCCCGGGATGAAGACCCCGGTTGCGCTCGGTGGCTGA
- a CDS encoding dipeptidase, which yields MALTTRDVLELHKRWCIADGHADSLMWNRDLCERSADGHVDFPRLREVGMKLQCFTVVTRGFPFIGGFEAFAAWRGWPREARANEWTRAVWQVDRLAEFCRRSDGQVRITTSGAALEENLAQGRLSAVIGIEGAHAIEGRVERVAELYQRGVRFMGLTHLSNNEAGGSSFPLMGNRPLSPLGQAVLEEMVRVGMSVDVAHASERTLEDILAHPTARVFSSHTGVRGAGGGWRNLSDEALRRIADRGGVVGIILAPVYLGGDAIDDVVRHIEHALNVMGEAGVGIGSDYDGMVAMPKGIRDVTDLPKLTEVLLRRHPEALVERILGDNFRRYFRETLGE from the coding sequence ATGGCTCTGACGACGCGTGACGTGCTCGAGCTTCACAAGCGCTGGTGCATCGCGGATGGGCACGCGGACTCGTTGATGTGGAACAGGGATCTCTGCGAGCGCTCCGCCGATGGCCACGTGGACTTCCCCCGCCTGCGTGAGGTGGGGATGAAGTTGCAGTGCTTCACCGTGGTGACCCGCGGCTTCCCCTTCATCGGAGGCTTCGAGGCCTTCGCCGCCTGGAGGGGCTGGCCCCGGGAGGCCCGTGCCAACGAGTGGACGCGCGCCGTGTGGCAGGTGGACCGGCTGGCCGAGTTCTGCCGCCGCTCCGATGGGCAGGTGCGCATCACCACCTCGGGGGCGGCGCTGGAGGAGAACCTCGCCCAGGGGCGGCTGTCGGCGGTGATCGGCATCGAGGGTGCTCACGCCATCGAGGGCCGGGTGGAGCGGGTGGCCGAGCTGTACCAGCGGGGCGTGCGCTTCATGGGTCTCACCCACCTGTCCAACAACGAGGCGGGGGGCTCCTCCTTCCCGCTCATGGGCAACCGGCCCCTGTCGCCGTTGGGCCAGGCGGTGCTGGAGGAGATGGTCCGGGTGGGCATGAGCGTGGACGTGGCCCATGCCTCCGAGCGGACGCTGGAGGACATCCTGGCCCACCCCACCGCCCGCGTCTTCTCCTCGCACACGGGGGTGCGCGGGGCGGGTGGCGGCTGGCGCAACCTCTCGGACGAGGCGCTGCGCCGCATCGCGGACAGGGGAGGGGTGGTGGGCATCATCCTCGCCCCCGTGTACCTGGGGGGAGATGCCATCGACGATGTCGTCCGGCACATCGAGCACGCACTGAACGTGATGGGCGAGGCGGGCGTGGGAATCGGCTCGGACTACGACGGCATGGTGGCCATGCCCAAGGGCATCCGCGACGTGACGGACCTCCCCAAGCTCACCGAGGTCCTGCTGCGCCGTCATCCGGAGGCGCTCGTGGAGCGTATCCTCGGGGACAATTTCCGAAGGTACTTCCGCGAGACGCTCGGGGAGTGA
- a CDS encoding right-handed parallel beta-helix repeat-containing protein, with protein sequence MTRGAGREGSLKGTCGLFTCLLLLACEPEMPAADRPADEQSPQQVSQPAPVPEEPSPPPQSSPPAPTPPTPPPPVPSGRSWYVSTKGSDTGAGTLEAPLRTIGRAATLAKPGELIRVLPGVYPEELVLESRGTDVAPISLRGEGSPRPTLVPKDKVRSAVIRVQGRWNLENLHIDVGGARMFAVLFDATANQSILSGSELRAGTSGAGVYLEGARDITIQNNTLHHFIKPGDDAHGVVVVGPSRNIVIRSNDIHHNSGDSIQCQAGTAPAESVLIEGNTLHDEGENGVDIKQCLRVTVRDNVISGFPNTAIRAAGSSAGEAVVIHASARDILIQGNSISRAGRGVSVLNGGTPVENVRVEGNHFRDIRNIPAGNGQGIRIAGARNVKVVDNILENTASYGLMLAADGGVVTGLEVRNNFLRGGSQPLLLRLGAERFRPGLVQRENHYALGGVLKADGEDFPGEQLTISSPEKLEVWRRVLGVDQGATVLE encoded by the coding sequence GTGACGCGAGGAGCGGGTCGCGAGGGAAGCCTCAAGGGGACGTGCGGACTGTTCACCTGCCTGCTCCTGCTCGCCTGCGAGCCGGAGATGCCCGCCGCGGACAGGCCCGCCGATGAACAGTCCCCTCAGCAGGTGTCGCAGCCCGCCCCGGTTCCGGAGGAACCATCGCCTCCGCCGCAATCCTCGCCACCCGCTCCCACGCCGCCCACACCACCGCCACCGGTGCCCTCGGGCCGTAGTTGGTACGTGAGCACGAAGGGCTCGGACACCGGCGCGGGCACGCTCGAGGCCCCGCTGCGCACCATTGGCCGGGCGGCGACGCTCGCGAAACCGGGCGAGCTCATCCGGGTGCTCCCCGGGGTGTACCCGGAGGAGCTCGTCCTCGAATCGCGAGGCACGGACGTCGCCCCCATCTCCCTGCGCGGAGAGGGCTCGCCCCGCCCTACCCTCGTCCCGAAGGACAAGGTGCGCAGCGCGGTCATCCGCGTGCAGGGGCGCTGGAACCTGGAGAACCTGCACATCGACGTGGGCGGCGCGCGGATGTTCGCCGTCCTCTTCGACGCCACCGCCAACCAGTCCATCCTGTCCGGAAGCGAGCTTCGTGCAGGCACCTCCGGCGCGGGGGTGTACCTGGAGGGCGCGCGGGACATCACGATCCAGAACAACACCCTCCACCACTTCATCAAGCCGGGAGATGACGCCCATGGCGTGGTGGTGGTGGGGCCGTCCCGGAACATCGTCATCCGGTCCAATGACATCCATCACAACTCGGGTGACTCCATCCAATGTCAGGCGGGTACCGCCCCGGCCGAAAGCGTGCTCATCGAGGGCAATACGCTGCATGACGAGGGCGAGAACGGAGTGGACATCAAGCAATGCCTGCGCGTCACCGTGCGTGACAATGTCATCTCCGGGTTTCCCAACACGGCCATCCGCGCGGCCGGCTCCTCGGCCGGAGAGGCCGTGGTCATCCATGCATCCGCCCGGGACATCCTCATCCAGGGCAACTCCATCTCCCGCGCGGGCCGCGGTGTCTCCGTCCTGAATGGCGGCACCCCGGTCGAGAACGTCCGGGTGGAGGGCAATCACTTCCGGGACATCCGCAACATCCCCGCGGGCAACGGGCAAGGCATCCGCATCGCGGGCGCCAGGAACGTGAAGGTGGTGGACAACATCCTCGAGAACACGGCCAGCTACGGGCTGATGCTGGCCGCCGATGGCGGGGTGGTCACCGGACTCGAGGTCAGGAACAACTTCCTGCGCGGCGGCTCGCAACCGCTGCTCCTCCGCCTGGGGGCCGAGCGCTTCCGCCCGGGGCTCGTCCAGCGGGAGAACCACTACGCCCTCGGTGGCGTCCTGAAAGCCGATGGCGAGGACTTCCCCGGGGAGCAGCTCACCATCTCGTCACCGGAGAAGCTCGAGGTGTGGCGGCGGGTGCTCGGGGTGGACCAGGGGGCCACCGTGCTGGAGTGA
- a CDS encoding alpha/beta fold hydrolase: MPTLTLDGVPLHYRDEGRGLPVLLFHAFPLNGDAYAKQVKALSERYRFIIPDIRGLGRSGVGEGPTEMSRIAQDALALLDALKVESAVVGGVSMGGYASMALLREDAGRVRGLVLVDTQATADDEAGRARREASAQEALREGPEASVRALLPKLVATGADSEVGREVAALIRTASPAGLAAAQRGMALRPDSKDILARYAGPALVVVGEKDPITPLEKAKQMADLISGARLEVIPDAAHLPNQEQPEKFNAVLDSFLSGL; the protein is encoded by the coding sequence ATGCCCACCCTCACCCTCGACGGTGTACCCCTGCACTACCGCGACGAAGGCCGCGGGCTGCCGGTGCTGCTGTTCCACGCGTTCCCGCTGAACGGGGACGCCTACGCGAAGCAGGTGAAGGCGCTGTCGGAGCGCTACCGCTTCATCATCCCGGACATCCGTGGCCTCGGGCGGAGCGGTGTGGGCGAGGGCCCCACGGAGATGTCGCGCATCGCCCAGGACGCGCTGGCGCTGCTGGATGCGTTGAAGGTGGAGTCGGCGGTGGTGGGTGGGGTGTCCATGGGTGGATACGCCAGCATGGCGCTGCTGCGGGAGGACGCGGGGCGCGTGCGGGGACTGGTGCTGGTGGACACGCAGGCCACGGCGGATGACGAGGCGGGACGCGCGCGGCGGGAGGCCTCGGCCCAGGAGGCGCTGCGGGAGGGCCCCGAGGCGTCGGTGCGAGCGCTGCTGCCGAAACTGGTGGCGACGGGAGCGGACTCGGAGGTGGGGCGCGAGGTGGCGGCGCTCATCCGGACGGCCAGCCCCGCGGGGCTCGCGGCGGCACAGCGGGGCATGGCGCTGCGGCCGGACAGCAAGGACATCCTCGCGCGCTACGCCGGCCCCGCGCTGGTGGTGGTGGGCGAGAAGGATCCGATAACGCCCCTGGAGAAGGCGAAACAGATGGCGGACCTCATCTCCGGAGCCCGGCTGGAGGTGATTCCGGACGCGGCCCACCTGCCCAACCAGGAGCAGCCGGAGAAGTTCAACGCGGTGCTCGACAGCTTCCTGTCGGGCCTCTGA
- the corA gene encoding magnesium/cobalt transporter CorA, whose amino-acid sequence MIQVLLLNEGKALTGGEELLDQPGPKWIDVVQPTEEVMKRLGDRYGLHKLAIEDCLHLDQRPKLEEYPNHQFLVLQGFTAKDGNVCELTLHEHHFFLGPEWLISVHELPFEGMEAVRQRVLIDPQTMIGRGLDFLLYLLTDAMVDRNFPILDRFNDELEDLESAVFENPQSEQLQRIFEMKRALVTLRKVLSPQRDVLGLLARRGIPNVGERTALYFRDVYDHLVRLYEQIDAGRDLLGNVMDGYLSMVANRTNDITKQLTIFATIFLPLSFITGFFGQNFDFLSHTGFFWLMMVSVVGLPVTLLFWFKSKQWI is encoded by the coding sequence ATGATCCAGGTTCTGCTCCTGAACGAAGGCAAGGCCCTCACCGGCGGTGAGGAGCTGCTCGACCAACCCGGCCCCAAGTGGATCGACGTCGTCCAGCCGACGGAAGAGGTGATGAAGCGGCTCGGGGATCGCTACGGCCTGCACAAGCTGGCCATCGAGGACTGCCTCCACCTGGACCAGCGGCCCAAATTGGAGGAGTACCCGAATCATCAGTTTCTCGTACTGCAAGGATTTACCGCGAAGGATGGGAACGTCTGCGAGCTGACGCTGCACGAGCACCACTTCTTCCTGGGGCCAGAATGGCTCATCAGCGTCCACGAGCTGCCCTTCGAGGGGATGGAGGCGGTGCGGCAGCGGGTGCTGATCGATCCGCAGACGATGATCGGGCGAGGGCTGGACTTCCTGCTGTACCTGCTGACGGACGCGATGGTGGACCGGAACTTCCCCATCCTGGACCGATTCAACGACGAGCTGGAGGACCTGGAGTCGGCGGTCTTCGAGAACCCCCAGTCGGAGCAGTTGCAACGCATCTTCGAGATGAAGCGGGCGCTGGTGACCCTGCGCAAGGTGCTGTCACCGCAGCGGGACGTGCTGGGCCTGCTGGCGAGGCGGGGCATCCCCAACGTGGGCGAGCGCACGGCGCTGTACTTCCGCGACGTGTACGACCACCTGGTGCGGCTGTACGAACAGATCGACGCGGGGAGGGATCTGCTGGGCAACGTCATGGATGGCTACCTGTCCATGGTGGCCAACCGGACCAACGACATCACCAAGCAGCTCACCATCTTCGCCACCATCTTCCTGCCCCTGTCCTTCATCACGGGGTTCTTCGGACAGAACTTCGACTTCCTGTCACACACGGGGTTCTTCTGGTTGATGATGGTGTCGGTGGTCGGGCTGCCCGTGACCCTGTTGTTCTGGTTCAAGAGCAAGCAGTGGATTTGA